The following proteins are co-located in the Telopea speciosissima isolate NSW1024214 ecotype Mountain lineage chromosome 9, Tspe_v1, whole genome shotgun sequence genome:
- the LOC122641120 gene encoding mitochondrial import inner membrane translocase subunit TIM14-1-like isoform X2, which translates to MTTPIVAGVSVAAAALGGRYLIQAWQAFKARPVVPRVRRFYEGGFEQMMTRREAALILGIREHAAMEKIKEAHRRVMMANHPDSGGNKYLAQKINEAKDVMMGRTKGSDSAL; encoded by the exons ACGACTCCAATTGTAGCTGGTGTTTCAGTAGCAGCTGCTGCTTTGGGAGGCAGATACTTGATCCAGGCATGGCAAGCATTCAAAGCCCGTCCTGTTGTACCCCGGGTGAGAAGATTCTATGAGGGTGGATTTGAGCAGATGATGACTAGACGAGAAGCTGCATTAATACTTGGCATCAG AGAACATGCTGCcatggagaagatcaaggaGGCTCATAGGAGAGTGATGATGGCCAACCATCCAGACAGTGGTGGGAACAAGTATCTTGCTCAAAAAATAAACGAAGCCAAGGATGTCATGATGGGGCGAACAAAGGGTAGTGATTCTGCATTGTAG
- the LOC122641120 gene encoding mitochondrial import inner membrane translocase subunit TIM14-1-like isoform X1 encodes MTTPIVAGVSVAAAALGGRYLIQAWQAFKARPVVPRVRRFYEGGFEQMMTRREAALILGIREHAAMEKIKEAHRRVMMANHPDSGGNKYLAQKINEAKDVMMGRTKGSDSAL; translated from the exons ATG ACGACTCCAATTGTAGCTGGTGTTTCAGTAGCAGCTGCTGCTTTGGGAGGCAGATACTTGATCCAGGCATGGCAAGCATTCAAAGCCCGTCCTGTTGTACCCCGGGTGAGAAGATTCTATGAGGGTGGATTTGAGCAGATGATGACTAGACGAGAAGCTGCATTAATACTTGGCATCAG AGAACATGCTGCcatggagaagatcaaggaGGCTCATAGGAGAGTGATGATGGCCAACCATCCAGACAGTGGTGGGAACAAGTATCTTGCTCAAAAAATAAACGAAGCCAAGGATGTCATGATGGGGCGAACAAAGGGTAGTGATTCTGCATTGTAG
- the LOC122641119 gene encoding uncharacterized protein LOC122641119, with translation MDREEPLTVICTVVAIDPTSFCYRVCSVCDKTLPDKGPSLCQFCNMKGFIAGSSDFERLYRVLLSVATENKVFVVICFDRAARVLFGCSADEFFEFSKLNPLSAVAAGKVLEGEMFQMTLSKPKNGNAQYLRVVSVFPLRSDFSPAINTLKKLYGVGGSSS, from the exons ATGGATAGGGAGGAACCTTTAACGGTCATTTGCACAGTTGTAGCTATAGATCCCACCAGCTTCTGCTATAGAGTATGCTCTGTTTGTGATAAGACACTCCCCGATAAGGGCCCTTCTCTGTGCCAATTCTGCAATATGAAGGGCTTCATCGCAGGCTCCTCTGATTTCGAACGCCTCTATCGTGTTCTT CTGTCCGTCGCAACGGAGAACAAGGTTTTTGTTGTGATATGCTTTGATAGGGCAGCTCGAGTTCTGTTTGGTTGCTCTGCTGATGAATTCTTCGAGTTCAGCAAGCTAAACCCTCTTTCAG CTGTGGCAGCAGGCAAGGTACTAGAGGGAGAGATGTTCCAGATGACACTATCCAAACCAAAGAATGGCAATGCCCAGTATCTCCGAGTTGTGTCTGTCTTTCCTCTGCGCTCAGACTTTTCCCCAGCAATCAACACCTTGAAGAAACTATATGGTGTTGGTGGGAGTTCCTCCTGA